A window from Planococcus maritimus encodes these proteins:
- the deoC gene encoding deoxyribose-phosphate aldolase, with amino-acid sequence MTNIASLIDHTLLKAEATAPQIEQLCKEAAEHHFASVCVNPAWVALAAKHLEQSEVKVCTVIGFPLGASTSETKAFETKDAIEKGAGEIDMVLNIGALKSGQEDVVKADVEAVVNAAKGKAIVKVILEICLLTDEEIKLASRLSKEAGADFVKTSTGFSTGGATVEAVRMMRETVGPDLGVKASGGVRSLEDVEKMVEVGATRIGASSGVQIMQGLTSDNDY; translated from the coding sequence ATGACAAATATTGCATCTTTAATTGACCACACCTTATTAAAAGCAGAAGCTACAGCTCCTCAAATCGAGCAGCTTTGCAAAGAAGCGGCAGAACATCATTTCGCTTCTGTCTGCGTTAACCCGGCATGGGTCGCGCTTGCGGCTAAACACCTTGAACAAAGTGAAGTCAAAGTCTGCACAGTCATCGGCTTCCCCCTTGGCGCATCAACTTCTGAAACAAAAGCGTTCGAAACAAAAGACGCAATTGAAAAAGGCGCAGGCGAAATTGATATGGTCTTGAACATCGGCGCCTTGAAAAGCGGGCAAGAAGATGTTGTGAAAGCAGATGTCGAAGCAGTCGTGAATGCAGCAAAAGGAAAAGCGATCGTCAAAGTCATTCTTGAGATTTGCTTGCTGACGGATGAAGAAATTAAATTGGCCAGCCGCCTGTCGAAAGAAGCGGGAGCGGATTTTGTTAAAACATCAACTGGTTTCTCAACTGGCGGAGCGACCGTCGAAGCAGTGCGTATGATGCGCGAAACAGTCGGGCCAGATCTTGGCGTTAAGGCTTCTGGCGGCGTCCGCAGCCTAGAAGACGTGGAGAAAATGGTCGAAGTGGGAGCGACTCGCATCGGTGCAAGTTCAGGAGTCCAAATCATGCAAGGCCTTACTTCAGACAACGATTATTAA
- the rpsU gene encoding 30S ribosomal protein S21, whose amino-acid sequence MSKTTVRKNESIEDALRRFKRTVSKSGTMQEVRKREFYDKPSVKRKLKSEAARKRKF is encoded by the coding sequence ATGTCAAAAACTACTGTTCGTAAAAACGAATCAATTGAAGATGCTCTTCGCCGCTTCAAACGCACTGTTTCGAAGTCCGGAACAATGCAAGAGGTAAGAAAGCGCGAGTTTTATGATAAGCCGAGCGTGAAACGTAAATTGAAATCAGAAGCTGCGCGTAAACGTAAATTTTAA